TCCATTAATCCATTATCTAAACTATTCCCTTTTCTTGACATACTCTGAATAATATTTTTTTCTTCTAGTCGCATAGTATAGAATTTATGCTGATATTGCCATCCCTGATCGCTGTGAAATATTAAATTATCAATATTAGAATTACGTTTAAACGCTTTATTTAGCATATCTATCACCTGAACCGAGTTTGGTGATGTTGAAATATTATATGAGACGATATACCTTCCATAAGCGTCTAATATTGGTGATAAATACAGCTTATTTCCTCTCAAATTAAATTCTGTAATATCTGTGAACCATTTTTCGTTTGGTTTATTTGCTTCAAAATTTCTTTTAATATGGTTATCTGCAATCTTTCCAATAGTTCCTTGATAAGATGAATATTTTCTTCTTTTGCGTGTAATGCTTTTTAAATTTAATTTATTCATTAATCTCAAAACTTTCTTATGGTTAACATTCATCCCTTGATTTTT
Above is a window of Fusobacterium sp. DD2 DNA encoding:
- a CDS encoding IS3 family transposase, whose translation is NKQDTDLKNKDIIDKIKEIFYANKKRYGYRRVTLELKNQGMNVNHKKVLRLMNKLNLKSITRKRRKYSSYQGTIGKIADNHIKRNFEANKPNEKWFTDITEFNLRGNKLYLSPILDAYGRYIVSYNISTSPNSVQVIDMLNKAFKRNSNIDNLIFHSDQGWQYQHKFYTMRLEEKNIIQSMSRKGNSLDNGLMESFFGIIKSEIFYGQENNYKNIKELKLAIEEYIDYYNNRRIKEKLK